Proteins from one Arsenophonus apicola genomic window:
- a CDS encoding bifunctional 4-hydroxy-2-oxoglutarate aldolase/2-dehydro-3-deoxy-phosphogluconate aldolase has translation MLTLIDKLRQFKIIPVITIERAQDIVPLGKTLVKNGLPVAEITFRTPAAADAIKLLKEAIPNKILIGAGTIINREQIRQAEAVGADFIVSPGLNPDTVKACHELDIPIIPGINNPTQIEQAIQLGINLVKFFPAEPSGGLSMLKALLAPYPQLEIMPTGGISPENIRHYLALPQVVACGGSWMVDNKLIKAKDWATIGQLTREAVKLVK, from the coding sequence ATGCTCACACTGATAGATAAATTACGGCAATTTAAAATCATTCCGGTTATTACCATTGAACGAGCACAGGATATTGTTCCTTTAGGCAAGACATTAGTTAAGAACGGATTACCAGTTGCAGAAATCACGTTCCGTACGCCAGCAGCAGCCGATGCGATCAAACTGCTCAAAGAAGCGATACCGAACAAAATTTTGATTGGTGCAGGCACCATTATCAACCGCGAGCAAATTAGACAAGCTGAAGCTGTCGGTGCTGATTTTATCGTTTCACCCGGTTTAAACCCAGATACGGTAAAAGCATGCCATGAATTAGACATACCCATTATTCCTGGTATAAATAACCCCACTCAAATTGAGCAAGCCATCCAACTTGGTATTAACCTTGTCAAATTCTTCCCGGCAGAGCCTTCTGGTGGGTTATCTATGCTCAAAGCACTACTTGCACCTTATCCGCAATTAGAAATTATGCCAACTGGCGGGATCAGTCCAGAAAATATTCGCCATTATCTTGCTTTGCCACAAGTTGTGGCTTGTGGAGGATCTTGGATGGTGGATAATAAATTAATAAAAGCTAAAGATTGGGCTACCATTGGCCAACTTACCCGTGAAGCGGTTAAATTAGTTAAGTAA
- a CDS encoding metalloregulator ArsR/SmtB family transcription factor encodes MELEALQFFKNLSDETRFRILVLLREMGELCVYHLCNALEQPQTKISRHLAMLKKGGLLQHRKEGKWVFYRISCQTSPWIMQIIEIVWSNQHQLIDLMSNKLMLDELPVRSINSPLQNII; translated from the coding sequence ATGGAGTTAGAGGCATTGCAGTTTTTTAAAAATTTGTCTGATGAAACAAGGTTTAGGATCCTAGTACTTCTCAGGGAAATGGGGGAGCTATGTGTTTATCATCTTTGTAATGCACTTGAGCAACCTCAAACTAAAATATCTCGTCATTTAGCAATGTTAAAAAAGGGTGGATTGCTCCAACATCGTAAAGAAGGTAAATGGGTTTTTTATCGAATTTCTTGCCAGACTTCTCCGTGGATTATGCAAATTATTGAGATTGTATGGTCAAATCAACACCAACTTATTGATTTAATGTCCAATAAATTGATGCTAGATGAGTTGCCTGTAAGGAGTATTAATTCCCCGTTGCAGAATATAATTTAA
- a CDS encoding TetR/AcrR family transcriptional regulator, with the protein MGRQRSIDRDKVLDVAENIVHQQGVTALTIDAVAKAMGISKGGVQYCFGNKEALIDAMFDRWEKAYDEIFFKQIAQDSSAENRVIAHMKATYHFEQTSNSKGAGLMAALLQTPEYLNSTREWYRERIAKLNTSTDAGRRARLIFFATEGAFILRAFGFMDIDQQEWDEIFTDIEMFLSPRI; encoded by the coding sequence ATGGGACGCCAAAGAAGTATAGACAGAGATAAAGTATTAGATGTAGCCGAAAATATTGTCCATCAACAGGGTGTTACGGCGCTGACTATCGATGCGGTGGCAAAAGCAATGGGAATTTCTAAAGGAGGGGTTCAGTATTGTTTCGGCAATAAAGAAGCCTTGATTGATGCAATGTTCGACCGTTGGGAAAAAGCTTACGATGAAATATTTTTTAAACAGATTGCACAGGACAGCTCAGCCGAAAATCGAGTAATAGCGCACATGAAAGCAACATACCATTTTGAACAAACGTCTAATAGTAAAGGCGCAGGTTTAATGGCGGCATTATTGCAAACACCAGAATATCTTAATAGTACCCGTGAGTGGTATCGTGAACGTATTGCTAAGTTAAATACTTCAACAGATGCAGGAAGACGTGCTCGGCTTATTTTTTTCGCCACAGAGGGAGCGTTTATTTTACGTGCATTTGGATTTATGGATATCGACCAGCAAGAGTGGGATGAAATTTTTACCGATATCGAAATGTTTTTATCGCCGAGAATATGA
- a CDS encoding spore coat protein U domain-containing protein, which produces MKGIRLITVIGCLLASHSALAATTTGTVNVTLVLTNACIVNGSNNTTGVPLGNLNFGTQPTTFTTLTTQLANGASSSFTVQCPANDTPSAVLTNSVNTAPSGTVVGTPGTPQRFANSSVTNDGVYYSVYATNPSPTPGTALTNGATIPPASTPTPGTETYTLYGQIVGNGTNTGITAGTYTDVLNITITY; this is translated from the coding sequence ATGAAAGGTATACGTTTGATCACGGTTATAGGCTGTTTGTTAGCCTCTCATTCGGCTCTGGCAGCCACCACCACTGGGACGGTAAATGTTACCCTAGTACTAACTAATGCCTGCATTGTTAATGGCTCGAATAATACTACTGGCGTTCCCTTGGGTAACCTCAATTTTGGTACTCAACCGACTACTTTTACTACACTGACAACCCAACTTGCTAATGGTGCCAGCTCATCATTTACCGTACAGTGCCCGGCCAATGATACTCCTTCTGCCGTTCTAACGAATAGTGTAAACACAGCCCCTTCAGGTACCGTCGTTGGTACTCCTGGTACCCCACAACGTTTTGCTAATTCATCAGTTACTAACGACGGCGTTTACTATAGTGTTTATGCAACTAACCCGTCGCCTACGCCGGGCACCGCCCTTACCAATGGTGCCACTATTCCCCCTGCTTCAACGCCAACACCTGGCACGGAGACCTATACGTTATATGGTCAAATTGTTGGCAATGGTACAAATACGGGTATCACAGCAGGAACCTATACTGACGTACTTAATATTACCATAACTTATTAA
- a CDS encoding Csu type fimbrial protein, translating into MSGNNVVWLLFDNNLIYFFVLLVIFSALPSYALTSQSFQVAATIANGCVVSGGTLFGTLDFGSHPSNANGNFNASLTPNTSLTLACTPGTVLSMSIDGGNNYTTTRNVKQSGFSTLLPYLLYADSAHTISIGLNQNVSVSYSNSNNIIIPIYGVLQMNGANNPSGTYTDVLTVTLSW; encoded by the coding sequence ATGTCTGGCAACAACGTTGTATGGCTATTATTTGATAATAATTTAATCTATTTTTTTGTGTTGTTAGTTATTTTTAGTGCACTGCCAAGTTATGCCCTTACCAGCCAATCCTTTCAGGTTGCCGCCACCATTGCCAATGGCTGTGTGGTATCCGGCGGTACCCTGTTTGGTACCCTTGATTTTGGCAGCCATCCCAGTAATGCGAATGGTAATTTTAATGCCAGTTTAACCCCCAATACCTCGTTAACTTTAGCCTGTACCCCCGGTACCGTACTTAGCATGAGTATTGACGGTGGCAATAACTACACCACGACTCGTAATGTCAAACAGAGCGGTTTTAGCACGCTGCTACCTTACCTACTTTATGCGGATAGTGCCCACACCATTTCAATTGGACTCAATCAGAATGTCTCCGTCAGTTACAGCAATAGCAATAATATTATTATACCCATCTATGGCGTGCTGCAAATGAATGGCGCTAATAACCCATCCGGAACCTACACTGACGTATTAACGGTAACATTATCCTGGTGA
- a CDS encoding fimbrial biogenesis chaperone, translating into MINVSQPILYRFSTFLFLTLIMFLPTAKSANHVMLWPMDPVLTAKDNATEFWIENKGSEPTTMQIRVISWQQVDGKDRYSNQQVVVASPPFMRIEPGQKQLIRLIKQAPVPAGKEVAYRLLADEILTAENLALPKFGLNMQMRFSLPLFVYGEGVNYIRNSGNPIQLDQKYLVGS; encoded by the coding sequence ATGATCAATGTTTCGCAACCAATATTATACAGATTTTCCACATTCTTGTTTTTGACCTTAATAATGTTCTTGCCAACGGCAAAATCGGCTAACCATGTAATGCTTTGGCCGATGGATCCGGTATTAACCGCTAAGGATAATGCCACTGAATTCTGGATCGAAAATAAGGGCTCCGAGCCCACCACCATGCAGATCAGAGTGATTAGCTGGCAGCAGGTCGATGGCAAAGATCGCTACAGCAATCAGCAAGTAGTTGTCGCCAGTCCGCCTTTTATGCGCATTGAGCCGGGCCAAAAACAGCTGATCCGTCTGATAAAACAAGCACCAGTACCAGCTGGTAAAGAAGTTGCCTACCGCCTGTTGGCCGATGAAATTCTAACCGCCGAAAACTTAGCCTTGCCGAAATTTGGGCTCAACATGCAAATGCGCTTTTCCCTTCCTCTGTTTGTTTATGGTGAAGGCGTTAACTATATACGTAATTCAGGCAATCCAATTCAACTAGATCAAAAATACCTAGTTGGCAGTTGA
- a CDS encoding fimbria/pilus outer membrane usher protein, which yields MKTVHLPAKLTSGFSLLFTLSLPLISIAANNSWTELPPPPSGKIKPQNLQYRLELVVNQYATGIIAVVNERNGHFWLSAADLQKAGLPASRLTQSQLDVSAMSEVEVKYDSAQQRLLLQVPDSWLPQQDLNIGNAPRRYQGLSSQGALFNYDIYANRTQHNHTQLSVWNELRLFSTAGTLSSTGVFKQQIAGSDNNNQGFTRYDTSYSNENENHILSWTVGDLISNALSWNSSVRMGGLSLSRDFSIRPDIITYPLPTFAGKAAVPTAVDLFINGYRSSNHQLQPGPFTITDIPYINGSGEAVLVTTDALGRQVSTTLPFYVTSSLLKPGLSDGAFSIGALRRDYGIKNFSYGPLAASGSYRYGATDWLTLESHAEAASSLALGGLGGLVKLGNFGVLNGAYTFSQMRGQRGDQINWGYQYIQSRLNLATQHTLRDSKFGNLALYDQPNNLSDNQPLFSLSRRSS from the coding sequence ATGAAAACCGTTCACCTGCCAGCTAAATTAACCAGCGGATTTAGCTTACTGTTCACGTTATCTTTGCCGCTAATATCGATAGCAGCGAATAATAGCTGGACGGAATTGCCGCCACCACCAAGCGGCAAAATTAAACCACAAAACTTACAATATAGATTGGAGTTAGTGGTTAATCAGTATGCCACTGGCATCATTGCGGTGGTTAATGAACGCAATGGCCATTTTTGGCTATCTGCCGCTGATTTACAAAAAGCGGGGTTGCCAGCATCTCGGTTAACACAGTCACAACTGGATGTCAGTGCCATGTCCGAGGTAGAAGTCAAATATGACAGTGCTCAACAACGCCTGTTATTACAAGTGCCAGATAGTTGGTTACCGCAACAGGATCTCAATATTGGCAATGCCCCGCGTCGCTATCAGGGACTGAGTAGCCAGGGAGCACTATTTAATTATGATATCTACGCTAATCGAACTCAGCATAATCACACCCAACTTTCGGTCTGGAATGAACTGCGTTTATTTAGTACGGCAGGGACTTTATCCAGCACCGGGGTATTTAAACAGCAAATTGCCGGTAGCGATAACAATAATCAGGGTTTTACCCGTTACGACACCAGTTATAGCAATGAGAATGAAAACCATATCTTAAGCTGGACGGTTGGTGACCTGATTAGTAATGCTTTAAGCTGGAATAGTAGTGTCCGCATGGGCGGCTTGTCACTGTCTCGTGACTTCTCTATCCGGCCAGATATTATTACCTATCCATTACCGACCTTTGCCGGTAAAGCGGCGGTACCGACTGCCGTGGATCTATTTATCAATGGCTATCGATCCAGTAATCACCAGCTACAACCCGGCCCTTTTACTATCACCGATATTCCCTATATTAATGGCTCGGGTGAAGCAGTACTGGTTACCACCGATGCCCTTGGACGACAAGTTTCCACTACCTTACCATTTTATGTGACCAGTAGCTTACTCAAACCGGGTCTGTCCGATGGCGCCTTTTCTATCGGCGCACTACGCCGCGACTATGGCATTAAAAACTTCTCCTACGGCCCACTAGCTGCTAGTGGTTCTTACCGTTATGGCGCCACTGATTGGCTGACACTAGAGTCACATGCTGAAGCGGCCTCTTCCCTGGCCTTAGGTGGCTTGGGTGGCTTAGTCAAACTGGGTAACTTTGGTGTGCTTAATGGCGCTTATACATTCAGCCAGATGCGAGGCCAGCGTGGTGATCAGATCAACTGGGGTTACCAATATATCCAGTCTCGTTTAAACCTAGCCACCCAACATACCCTACGCGATAGCAAGTTTGGTAATTTGGCACTCTATGATCAACCAAACAATCTCAGCGACAACCAACCCCTTTTCAGCTTAAGCCGACGTAGTTCATAA
- a CDS encoding fimbria/pilus outer membrane usher protein, with the protein MDIESFNGDKNRLLNFSWSKGLWGNSNLYASASRDYSQNNWSFALVLQIPFNFLDSVTLDTQRNAAGQNSQRVTYSHAMPSDGGFSWNLAYAHQDAQDDYQQASLGWRNAHVQMQAGIYGSSGNYGQWGNVTGSLVLMDGTIQAANKINDGFVLVTTDGYPNITVDYEHQPYGNTGKSGYLLIPSVPAYYPAQFRINTLNLPLDIYADSTERRLSVKRGRGYLLHFPIKVRHAASVILTDQYGKAIPLASVVARAGKADTYVGWDGLVYLEELEPNNVLSVRTPEGQHCQVSLQLPANPNQQLKTYGPLTCTLAGNSRSYYE; encoded by the coding sequence TTGGATATTGAGAGCTTTAACGGTGATAAAAACCGGTTGCTCAATTTCTCATGGAGTAAAGGTCTATGGGGTAATAGTAATTTGTATGCTTCAGCCAGCCGTGACTATTCGCAAAATAACTGGTCATTTGCGCTAGTATTGCAAATTCCATTCAACTTTTTGGATTCCGTTACCTTAGATACGCAACGCAATGCCGCCGGGCAAAATAGTCAGCGCGTCACCTATAGCCACGCTATGCCAAGCGACGGCGGATTCAGCTGGAATCTGGCCTACGCCCATCAAGATGCACAAGACGATTATCAACAAGCTTCCTTGGGATGGCGCAACGCCCATGTCCAAATGCAGGCCGGGATCTATGGTTCATCCGGCAACTATGGCCAATGGGGTAATGTAACTGGCTCACTAGTACTAATGGACGGCACAATCCAGGCTGCTAACAAAATTAATGATGGCTTTGTCCTAGTCACTACTGATGGCTACCCTAATATTACCGTTGATTATGAGCACCAACCCTATGGTAACACTGGCAAATCTGGTTATCTATTGATCCCCAGTGTTCCAGCCTACTATCCAGCACAATTCCGCATCAATACCCTCAATTTGCCCCTTGATATTTATGCTGATAGCACCGAGCGACGCCTCTCAGTCAAACGCGGCCGAGGCTATCTGCTACATTTCCCAATAAAAGTCCGTCATGCTGCTAGCGTGATCCTAACCGATCAATATGGCAAGGCCATACCATTAGCCAGCGTGGTTGCCCGGGCAGGCAAAGCAGACACTTATGTTGGTTGGGATGGGCTGGTTTATCTGGAAGAATTGGAGCCAAACAATGTGCTCAGTGTCCGCACACCGGAAGGTCAGCACTGCCAGGTTAGTTTACAACTACCTGCAAACCCTAACCAGCAACTAAAGACTTACGGCCCACTCACTTGCACTTTAGCTGGCAACAGCAGGAGTTATTATGAATAA
- a CDS encoding Csu type fimbrial protein: protein MNKGLFSAFLLLLIGLFNNPVWAACSATMQNASFGSQSSFVINSTVQTTSANLVVTCGVVLASLLTTDTISAKLNSASSSSGTQAAMKNTANADLEPINMCKASNCATTTPIGSTINYLSTDLISLLGGNVFTIPIYFQTVTGQNLSAGTYNVTLNLTINWNICGLLGIGNVCLNQQTGSTILSPTVTLIVTNDCSTITAPNINFGTAPLLSSFPNVSQTISITCTKGSLYNVSINNGLNAVNNVRNMKNGSNLISYDIYQGTTTTRWGSSGSELWSSANSTTVSADQLTRTYNYVAKILSGQNTPTSGNYTDTLVVNVAF, encoded by the coding sequence ATGAATAAAGGTTTATTTTCTGCCTTTTTATTGTTATTAATCGGCCTGTTCAACAATCCGGTCTGGGCCGCTTGTAGCGCCACCATGCAGAATGCCTCATTTGGTAGCCAGAGTTCTTTTGTCATCAATAGTACCGTGCAAACTACCTCGGCTAATCTGGTTGTCACCTGCGGGGTAGTACTGGCTTCCTTGTTAACCACCGATACTATCTCAGCCAAACTGAATAGTGCTTCAAGCAGCAGCGGCACACAAGCGGCGATGAAAAATACTGCCAATGCCGATCTCGAACCGATTAATATGTGTAAAGCTTCTAACTGCGCCACCACTACCCCGATTGGCAGTACCATCAATTATTTATCCACAGATCTGATTTCATTATTAGGCGGCAACGTATTTACTATTCCGATCTATTTTCAAACTGTCACCGGCCAGAATTTATCGGCCGGCACTTATAATGTAACGCTAAATCTGACCATCAACTGGAATATTTGTGGGCTATTAGGTATTGGTAATGTCTGCTTAAATCAACAAACCGGCAGCACTATCCTCTCGCCTACCGTCACCTTGATCGTAACCAATGATTGCTCAACTATCACAGCCCCTAACATTAATTTTGGTACTGCGCCATTACTCAGCAGCTTTCCTAATGTATCGCAAACCATCTCTATCACCTGCACTAAAGGCAGTCTCTACAATGTTAGCATCAATAATGGCCTCAATGCCGTTAACAATGTGCGCAATATGAAAAATGGTAGTAATTTGATTAGTTATGATATTTATCAAGGTACCACTACTACCCGCTGGGGATCGAGTGGTAGCGAATTATGGTCGAGTGCCAATTCCACCACTGTCAGTGCTGATCAACTGACTCGTACCTACAATTATGTGGCGAAAATTCTTAGTGGCCAAAATACGCCAACTAGCGGTAACTATACTGATACACTGGTGGTTAATGTTGCTTTTTAG